Part of the Nocardia farcinica genome, CGGGGCGAGCGAGGAGGCCAGCGCGCAGACCAGGGAACCGGTCACCAGCATCAGCAGGCTCACCAGCACCATGCGCCGCTTGCCGAACATGTCGCCGAGCCTGCCGCTGATCGGCATCGCCACCGCCCCGGCCAGCAACGTCGCGGTGACCACCCAGGAGGCATTGGTGGCGTCGGTGCCGAGCAGGCCGGGCAGCAGCGGGACGATCGGGATGACCAGGGTCTGCATCAGCGAAACGACGATGCCGACCGTGCCGAGCGCCGCGACCAGGACCGCGGGACGCGGAATCCGCCGAGACTCCGCCGGCGATCCTGCGGGTCTGTCGGCGATGAGGCTCACGCTTGCGCACCCTACCCACGGCCGCGGCGGCGTCGAGGGGACCGTCCTGCTCACCGGGCATCGGTGTATCACCCCACGGTGGCGGGCAAACTCCCGGCACGGGCACAATGGACTCGATGAAGCCCTGGCCCGCAGCAATGACCACCCACGACGGCGCGACCGTCGGCCCGGGCCCGGCCGACCTCGAGGACCTCCGCGTGCTGCGCGAACAGTTCGTCGACTTCATGCTCGGCTACAAGTTCGCCATCGACGAGATCACCACCAAGATCAACATCCTGCGTGAGGACTTCAACAGCAAGCACGAGTACAACCCGATCGAGCACGTCCGCTCCCGGCTCAAGTCCGTGGAGAGCGTCCTGGAGAAGGTGCAGCGCAAGAACTACCCGATGAACCTGGCCGCCATCCGGGAGAACGTGCTCGACATCGCCGGGGTCCGCGTCGTGTGCAGCTTCATCTCCGACATCACCACGATCAGGGACATGCTGGTGAGCCAGGAGGACATCACCCTGCTCGAGGAACGCGACTACATCACCCACCGCAAACCCAACGGCTACCAGAGCCTGCACCTGATCGTCTCGATCCCGGTGTTCCGGTCCGACCGCACCGAACGCATGCCGGTCGAAATCCAGATCCGCACCATTGCCATGGATTTCTGGGCCAGCCT contains:
- a CDS encoding GTP pyrophosphokinase, which codes for MKPWPAAMTTHDGATVGPGPADLEDLRVLREQFVDFMLGYKFAIDEITTKINILREDFNSKHEYNPIEHVRSRLKSVESVLEKVQRKNYPMNLAAIRENVLDIAGVRVVCSFISDITTIRDMLVSQEDITLLEERDYITHRKPNGYQSLHLIVSIPVFRSDRTERMPVEIQIRTIAMDFWASLEHKIYYKYRGEVPPNLRSDLAQAAEVATQLDAKMEALHRQVDRSAPARSGPLDSLDLGMLYNSLAAENSAHRATNHQG